A genome region from Sardina pilchardus chromosome 22, fSarPil1.1, whole genome shotgun sequence includes the following:
- the arhgap27 gene encoding rho GTPase-activating protein 27 isoform X5, with protein MVDFYSHVNQRGQSGPKRTHARVPGSEDDTAVYVNLPPFRRKPTDLPFDSSEPSSASPPPQASSPPPSSSSTTSPLSPSPDDLQRDLHTSAAANAAAADSPPPLSEGWEVHVDEDSGQEFYYHPASGETTWDRPAAMMMDAAVAEDLAASASRHRLSRPTSTSSSSSAPPSPSVHSSPPAGPAPGPPIPATASFSPPGWRASDWERIVDESSGRPYYYNHASGETSWDPPEGIRTPTSPKAQPRDDGPPPLPAEDYPADDEYTVCLDEDDPAGGTRPPGVPAPLPLSSQSEYSLSHVRKAAIPRACLDRSAPAGWTLHVDPDGVWVFTSEHTHEQWIKSLDDRGQTYYYLRDGSRSQWNLPELGPSQPRVGNGSPETDGPGVLRNWRHSVVPSQDEKFQPSHRRHLSDYGSDVSSSPEMHSQVMPENPYHQSQAQQHADSKQEKSLAYDSTESLQPVLPSLEKAGILNKTKVSENGKKVRKNWAQSWTVLHGGVLTFHKDPKSAPGSTSTKSNQILTEFTVDLRGASIGWASKDKSSKKNVLELKSQNGSEYLIQYDTESIINDWHKVIHDTVRQLEQDQQQHHSEEEDDVYEKMPGVDDRPLSGQEKKRVGSKQNSTSSTSSTSEADQKKVRTKLRKFLLKRPTLQSVKEKGYIRENVFGCHLATLCDQERSTVPSFVEKCIRTVEERGLGMDGIYRVSGNLATIQKLRYKADHEDIDFEECHWDIHVVTGALKLFFRELQEPLFPYSHFNNFIAGIKIQDYHEKKSYMCELIRSLPPANHDTMEMLFRHLRKVIEHGEENRMSVQNVAIVFGPTLLKPEMESANITMFMVFQNQIVEFVLNEFDTLFYSG; from the exons GGTTCCGAGGATGACACGGCGGTGTACGTGAACTTGCCCCCGTTCCGTCGGAAGCCCACGGACCTGCCGTTCGACAGCTCCGAGCCGTCCAGCGCGTCTCCGCCGCCGCAGGCGTCCTctccgcccccctcctcctcctccaccacctcgcCCCTGTCCCCGTCCCCCGACGACCTCCAGCGCGACCTTCACACCTCCGCCGCCGCCAACGCCGCCGCTGCTGATTCGCCGCCTCCTCTCTCCGAGGGATGGGAGGTGCACGTTGACGAGGACAGCGGTCAGGAGTTCTACTACCACCCGGCCTCGGGAGAGACCACCTGGGACCGGCCGGCCGCCATGATGATGGACGCCGCCGTGGCGGAGGACCTCGCCGCTAGCGCCTCGCGCCACCGCCTGTCCCGGCCCACgtccacttcctcttcctcctcagcgCCGCCGTCGCCCTCCGTCCACTCCTCGCCTCCGGCCGGCCCGGCGCCCGGTCCTCCGATCCCGGCGACGGCGTCGTTCAGCCCCCCCGGGTGGCGCGCGTCCGACTGGGAGCGCATCGTGGACGAGAGCAGCGGGCGGCCGTACTACTACAACCACGCGTCCGGGGAGACGTCCTGGGACCCCCCCGAGGGCATCCGCACACCCACCTCGCCTAAAGCACAGCCCAGGGACGACGGACCG cccCCTCTCCCTGCAGAGGACTACCCAGCGGACGACGAGTACACGGTGTGTCTGGACGAGGATGACCCGGCGGGTGGCACCCGTCCACCCGGTGTCCCCGCCCCCCTGCCCCTGTCCAGCCAATCGGAGTACTCGCTGAGCCACGTCAGGAAGGCGGCCATCCCCCGCGCCTGTCTGGACCGCAGCGCGCCCGCCGGCTGGACACTCCACGTGGACCCGGACGGAGTCTGGGTCTTCACCAGCGAGCACACACATGAGcag TGGATAAAGTCTTTGGATGACCGAGGTCAGACGTACTACTATCTGAGGGATGGATCCCGCTCACAGTGGAACCTTCCAGAG ttGGGTCCCAGTCAGCCTCGAGTGGGGAACGGCAGCCCAGAGACTGACGGCCCCGGCGTGCTGAGGAACTGGAGACACAGTGTTGTCCCGTCTCAAGACgag AAGTTCCAGCCCTCCCATCGGAGACACTTATCGGACTATGGCAGCGACGTGTCCAGCTCACCTGAGATGCATTCTCAGGTAATGCCTGAGAACCCATACCACCAGTCACAAGCACAGCAGCAC GCGGACTCCAAGCAGGAGAAGAGTTTGGCTTACGACAGCACAGAAAGTTTGCAACCTGTT ttACCGAGCTTAGAGAAAGCCGGCATCCTGAACAAAACAAAGGTGTCGGAGAACGGCAAAAAAGTCAG GAAGAACTGGGCTCAATCATGGACGGTTCTACATGGAGGAGTTCTAACGTTTCACAAAGACCCAAAGTCTGCCCCCGGCAGTACCTCT ACGAAGAGCAATCAGATCCTCACAGAATTCACCGTGGACCTGAGAGGGGCTTCGATTGGCTGGGCTTCGAAGGATAAATCCAGCAAGAAGAATGTTCTAGag CTAAAGAGTCAGAACGGCTCAGAGTACCTGATCCAGTACGACACAGAGAGCATCATCAACGACTGGCACAAGGTCATCCATGACACCGTCCGGCAACTG gaacagGATCAGCAACAGCATCActcagaggaagaggacgaTGTGTATGAGAAAATGCCAGGTGTTGATGACCGGCCACTCAGTGGCCAGGAAAAGAAACGTGTCG GTTCCAAGCAGAATtccaccagctccaccagctCCACCTCGGAGGCGGACCAGAAGAAGGTCCGCACCAAACTGCGCAAGTTTCTCCTCAAAAGGCCCACACTACAGTCAGTCAAGGAGAAGGGCTACATCCGAG AGAACGTGTTCGGCTGTCACCTGGCTACCCTGTGCGACCAGGAGAGGTCCACCGTGCCCAGCTTTGTGGAGAAGTGCATAcggactgtggaggagagag GTTTGGGGATGGATGGGATCTACAGGGTCAGCGGGAACCTGGCCACCATTCAGAAGCTGCGCTACAAAGCCGACCACG AGGACATTGACTTTGAGGAGTGCCACTGGGACATTCACGTGGTCACGGGGGCACTGAAGCTCTTCTTCAGGGAGCTACAAGAGCCTCTCTTCCCATACAGCCACTTCAATAACTTCATCGCTGGCATCA AGATCCAAGACTACCACGAGAAGAAGTCCTACATGTGTGAGCTGATCCGATCCCTCCCTCCTGCCAACCACGATACCATGGAGATGCTTTTTAGGCATTTACGCAA ggtgaTCGAGCACGGCGAGGAGAACCGCATGTCAGTGCAGAACGTGGCCATCGTTTTCGGCCCCACGCTCCTGAAGCCAGAGATGGAGTCGGCCAACATCACCATGTTCATGGTGTTCCAGAACCAGATCGTCGAGTTTGTCCTCAACGAGTTCGACACCCTCTTCTATTCAGGATGA
- the LOC134069829 gene encoding interferon a3-like, whose amino-acid sequence MDRNVTAEAWDQKKLKDFMSTLDTQLVATQSCVVSKNKETERLHLYFEDLRNVTLGTMENKTKASELIRKEVHHHLTKVDLLASTRL is encoded by the exons ATGGACCGGAATGTGACCGCTGAGGCCTGGGACCAGAAGAAGCTGAAGGACTTCATGAGCACCCTGGACACACAACTGGTGGCAACTCAGTCATGT GTTGTTTCTAAGAAtaaagagactgagagactgcATCTGTACTTTGAGGATCTGAGAAATGTAACACTGGGGACAATG GAGAACAAGACCAAGGCCTCGGAGTTGATTAGGAAGGAGGTTCACCACCACCTGACGAAGGTCGACCTTCTGGCCAGCACACGCCTCTAA